Proteins encoded by one window of Blautia luti:
- a CDS encoding PP2C family serine/threonine-protein phosphatase, with translation MKRYICDEIVKGATHVRNQMPCQDNKRIVEISDKIAIIAVADGHGSSKCPRSDRGSMIAVNSFYEVMKNYLKVYGEDEAGLSNLITFLNREGDMRFAQDVCEEWQARVKQSFYKNKVDGMTDEDGNIKWSSVFSLYGTTLLGMLVTDSFVFSFQIGDGDISVVTKDEVAPLVEPEKFLGTETHSLSKPDAWRKAVASVRRREMESKEPYMYILSTDGFANSYTSDEEYQKTCKDYLQMIQEHGAETVQANLKNWLTETSELGCGDDITVVMVYFTGE, from the coding sequence ATGAAACGCTATATATGTGACGAAATCGTCAAGGGTGCGACTCACGTAAGAAACCAAATGCCTTGCCAGGATAATAAACGAATTGTAGAGATTTCAGATAAAATTGCAATCATCGCAGTTGCAGACGGACATGGAAGTTCTAAATGTCCAAGAAGTGATAGAGGTTCCATGATTGCTGTTAATTCTTTCTATGAAGTCATGAAGAACTACCTGAAAGTTTATGGAGAAGATGAAGCAGGACTTTCTAATCTGATTACTTTCCTTAACCGGGAAGGGGATATGCGGTTTGCCCAGGATGTATGTGAAGAGTGGCAGGCAAGAGTGAAACAGTCTTTTTATAAAAATAAAGTAGATGGAATGACCGATGAAGATGGAAATATCAAGTGGTCGTCTGTATTTTCATTGTATGGAACGACACTGCTTGGAATGCTGGTGACTGACAGTTTTGTTTTTTCTTTCCAGATCGGAGATGGTGATATCAGTGTTGTGACAAAAGATGAAGTGGCACCGCTGGTGGAACCAGAGAAATTCCTTGGAACAGAGACACATTCCCTTTCAAAACCGGATGCCTGGAGAAAAGCTGTGGCATCGGTGCGGAGACGGGAAATGGAAAGCAAAGAGCCATATATGTACATTCTTTCTACAGATGGATTTGCAAATAGTTATACTTCTGATGAAGAGTATCAGAAGACATGTAAGGATTATCTGCAGATGATTCAAGAGCATGGAGCTGAGACAGTACAGGCAAATCTGAAGAACTGGCTGACAGAGACCAGTGAACTCGGGTGTGGAGATGATATCACGGTAGTGATGGTGTATTTTACAGGAGAGTAA
- a CDS encoding vWA domain-containing protein: MEVLQRPGGELATRPIHFFWVVDCSGSMYGEKIGIVNNTIQECIPEMRSAADNNPNAQLLIRALQFSSGASWITSSPVPVEDYGWEDMDANGLTELGKAFDLLAAQLSIPPMPERALPPVIVLLSDGQPTDDYKKSMEKLKKLPWFRKAVKIAISIGQDADDEVLIEFTGNKELVLQANNATALAKMIKWASTTASMVSAPSSKPMNSVAASTPAASVSTPAAASGASVASVPADDPFAPANNGAPLVLDMSNIPNPDDFDEGAVW; this comes from the coding sequence ATGGAAGTATTACAGAGACCGGGTGGAGAATTAGCAACAAGACCGATTCATTTCTTTTGGGTAGTAGATTGTTCTGGATCTATGTATGGAGAAAAAATTGGAATCGTAAACAATACGATTCAGGAGTGCATACCGGAAATGCGCTCTGCAGCGGACAATAATCCAAATGCACAGCTTCTGATCCGTGCATTACAGTTCTCATCAGGAGCAAGCTGGATTACATCCAGTCCAGTGCCAGTAGAGGATTATGGATGGGAAGATATGGATGCCAATGGACTGACAGAACTTGGAAAAGCATTTGATCTTCTGGCAGCACAGTTAAGTATTCCACCAATGCCGGAGAGAGCATTACCACCGGTTATTGTGCTTCTTTCAGACGGACAGCCGACAGATGATTATAAAAAGAGTATGGAGAAGTTGAAAAAGCTTCCTTGGTTTAGAAAAGCAGTGAAGATTGCAATTTCTATTGGACAAGATGCAGACGATGAGGTTCTTATTGAATTTACTGGAAATAAAGAGCTTGTATTGCAGGCAAACAATGCAACAGCTCTTGCAAAAATGATTAAATGGGCATCTACCACAGCTTCTATGGTATCCGCACCATCAAGTAAGCCAATGAATTCGGTTGCAGCATCTACACCTGCAGCATCCGTATCCACGCCTGCAGCTGCATCAGGAGCTTCCGTAGCATCTGTACCGGCAGATGATCCGTTTGCACCGGCAAACAATGGGGCACCACTGGTACTTGATATGAGTAATATTCCAAATCCAGATGATTTTGATGAAGGAGCTGTCTGGTAA
- a CDS encoding serine/threonine-protein kinase has translation MEGQLKNGTILTSESGNKYEVVSLLGAGGQGEVYDVKCGSSHYALKWYFKGSATERQKKILETIIVKGSPDESFLWPMELIVPAKSDLYGYIMPLRPKNYKSIVDLMKKRVNPSFYTLCRTAFNLTRGYQKLHAMGAKYQDISFGNLFFNPDNGDVLICDNDNVSFDNSKPGGVLGTPGFMAPEIVRGEKRPSKDTDRYSLSVLLFYLFMVNHPLEGKLEASIRCMDMAARVKLYGTDPVFIFDPNNKTNRPVKGIHDNATIYWPLYPEKLRQMFTKAFTVGLNEPSKRITEPEWMTLFSNMMSGMLQCSCGAQLFYDENLEAKGVAHTCWNCGKTVQVPNKIIIGKNRVLLHQNTKLLHHHVYDDFDMDTVVGSVVQNPKNPALWGIRNEDKVNWTYQKADGTQIPVAPGRTAGIAKGVKILFPESIGEFN, from the coding sequence ATGGAAGGACAATTAAAAAATGGAACAATACTCACTTCAGAAAGTGGAAATAAATATGAGGTAGTCAGTCTCCTGGGAGCCGGTGGACAGGGAGAAGTCTATGATGTGAAATGTGGCAGCAGTCATTATGCTCTGAAATGGTACTTTAAAGGCAGTGCGACCGAGCGTCAGAAAAAGATTCTGGAAACAATCATTGTCAAAGGTTCACCGGATGAAAGTTTTCTCTGGCCTATGGAGCTGATTGTGCCGGCGAAAAGTGATCTGTATGGTTATATCATGCCTCTTCGACCAAAAAATTATAAAAGTATCGTGGATCTGATGAAGAAACGTGTGAATCCATCTTTTTATACACTGTGCAGAACTGCTTTTAATCTGACCAGAGGCTACCAGAAACTGCACGCCATGGGAGCCAAGTATCAGGATATTTCTTTCGGAAACTTATTTTTTAATCCGGATAATGGAGATGTATTGATTTGTGACAATGACAACGTATCCTTTGATAACAGTAAGCCAGGTGGAGTTCTTGGTACACCGGGATTTATGGCACCAGAGATTGTAAGAGGAGAAAAACGACCATCCAAAGATACAGACCGATATTCACTTTCCGTGCTACTGTTCTATCTTTTTATGGTAAATCATCCACTGGAAGGAAAACTGGAAGCAAGTATTCGATGTATGGATATGGCTGCCAGAGTGAAGCTGTATGGTACAGATCCAGTATTTATCTTTGATCCGAATAATAAGACGAACAGACCGGTAAAAGGAATTCATGATAATGCAACGATTTACTGGCCACTGTATCCGGAAAAATTGCGTCAGATGTTTACTAAAGCATTTACAGTCGGACTGAATGAGCCGAGCAAACGTATTACGGAGCCGGAATGGATGACGTTATTCTCTAACATGATGAGCGGAATGTTACAGTGTTCCTGCGGTGCTCAGCTTTTCTATGATGAGAATCTGGAAGCAAAGGGTGTGGCACATACTTGTTGGAACTGCGGAAAGACAGTACAAGTACCAAATAAGATTATCATTGGAAAGAACCGAGTGCTGTTACATCAGAATACAAAGCTGTTACATCATCATGTTTACGATGATTTTGATATGGATACCGTAGTAGGTTCAGTGGTTCAGAATCCGAAGAACCCGGCACTTTGGGGAATTCGGAATGAAGATAAAGTGAACTGGACTTATCAGAAAGCAGATGGTACACAAATTCCGGTTGCACCAGGAAGAACAGCTGGAATTGCAAAAGGTGTTAAGATTTTGTTTCCAGAGTCAATAGGGGAGTTTAACTAA
- a CDS encoding leucine-rich repeat domain-containing protein: protein MLTRHQASLDDRKKFTALVKDLFPDQAKNVNLLLMAYNMGIAQDIQSASHINNTFAFRYVKQLMDDFGMSRVNADWIVSIWCSCYGGRVLGKACDISIQKQGNGPAIQGEQSSSGRSYGDLFTYEKSRRGKGLAVTGFRGDKNKTIIFQNRSGNMPVVEIADDSFSNSPTEEAILTEGIAYIGRNAFSGCNKLHQVVLPISIEEIEDSAFENCSSLKSISLPMALKTIGDATLKGTGLRTIEIPKSVFWLGDGLVADCQSMEHVTIPENIGRIPDRMFEGCTSLKKVELHEKLGAIGERAFFGCSSLDFIVIPDSVKQIGQDAFTNTDKQFIIQCSFGSYAEEYARKNKFKYQLV from the coding sequence ATGCTTACGAGACACCAGGCATCTCTGGACGATAGAAAGAAATTTACTGCATTGGTAAAAGACTTATTTCCAGATCAGGCGAAGAATGTCAATTTATTGCTGATGGCATATAACATGGGAATTGCACAGGATATCCAGAGTGCCTCCCATATCAATAATACCTTTGCTTTCCGCTATGTGAAGCAGCTTATGGACGATTTTGGCATGAGCCGTGTCAATGCAGACTGGATTGTATCCATATGGTGTTCCTGCTATGGAGGAAGAGTGCTGGGAAAAGCCTGTGACATTTCCATACAGAAGCAGGGAAACGGACCGGCAATTCAGGGAGAACAGTCATCTTCTGGCAGATCTTATGGAGATCTTTTTACATATGAGAAAAGCCGTAGGGGAAAAGGTCTTGCAGTGACTGGATTCCGTGGGGATAAGAACAAGACGATTATTTTCCAGAACAGATCTGGGAATATGCCGGTAGTGGAGATTGCAGATGATAGCTTCAGCAATTCTCCGACAGAGGAAGCCATTCTGACAGAAGGAATAGCGTATATTGGACGGAATGCTTTTTCTGGATGCAACAAACTACATCAGGTGGTATTGCCGATTAGTATCGAGGAGATTGAAGATTCAGCCTTTGAAAACTGTAGCAGTCTCAAATCAATCTCATTGCCGATGGCATTGAAGACAATCGGAGACGCTACATTGAAAGGAACAGGCTTGCGGACCATCGAGATTCCGAAGAGTGTGTTCTGGTTAGGCGATGGACTGGTGGCAGATTGTCAGTCAATGGAGCATGTGACGATTCCAGAGAATATAGGAAGAATCCCGGATCGTATGTTTGAAGGCTGTACGAGTCTGAAAAAAGTGGAGTTACATGAAAAACTGGGAGCAATCGGTGAACGTGCATTTTTCGGCTGTAGTTCTTTGGATTTCATTGTAATTCCGGACAGTGTAAAGCAGATCGGGCAGGACGCATTTACCAATACAGACAAGCAGTTTATTATTCAATGTTCTTTTGGGTCTTATGCAGAAGAATATGCAAGAAAGAACAAATTTAAATATCAGCTGGTATAG
- the brxL gene encoding protease Lon-related BREX system protein BrxL, whose translation MEEFSSVQENTTEDKREEIKQKLRQYYDGRIVRKDLTKSIREGANVPVYVLEYLLGQYCNSDDEEIIEEGVENVKRILRDNYVRPDEAQKILSLLRERGSYTVIDRITVVLNTKEDRYEATFSNLGVKGIPIHPDYVKDYDRLLCGGIWCILQMEYEFIEEDKKNTQPIRIRKLTPIQMPHVDMDEVRNGRKAFTKEEWMDILLRSTGLEPESFSERAKWLLIARMIPLVENNFNLCELGPRSTGKSYIYEQISPNSILVAGGQTTVANLFYNMSNHTVGLVGMWDCVAFDEVAGIKFKDKDGIQIMKGYMASGAFSRGKAEIQAKASMVFVGNINQSVDTLLKTSSLFDPFPPEMGTDTAFLDRMHCYIPGWEIPKYRPASFTNDYGFITDYLSEFMRELRKDSYSDLMDKYFRLGNNLNQRDTIAVRKMISGFTKLLYPDGEVTKEELREIVEISLELRRRVKEQLKKIGGMEFYDVNFSYTDNDSFEEHYVSVPEQGGGKLIPEGMGKPGSVYTVSKSKTGMIGCYMLETQMMPGNGKLTCTGIGSGKEPKEATNTAFNYLKANGNRISGQISTTTKDYIINYQDMQGIGMTGNLALPTLIAICSAALGKTPLNSLAILGEISIGGTLIKVDELASTLQVCLNSGAKKVLLPITSAGDLGTVPSDLVGAFSLIFYSSAEEAVFKALGVE comes from the coding sequence ATGGAAGAGTTTAGCAGTGTACAAGAAAATACAACAGAAGACAAGCGAGAAGAAATAAAACAGAAACTTCGTCAATACTATGACGGTCGTATAGTACGGAAGGATTTAACAAAATCCATCCGTGAAGGGGCTAATGTTCCGGTCTATGTACTGGAATATCTCCTTGGACAGTACTGTAATTCCGATGATGAAGAGATCATTGAAGAGGGAGTAGAGAACGTAAAGCGTATTTTGAGAGATAACTATGTGCGTCCGGATGAGGCACAGAAGATTCTCTCTCTTTTGCGTGAAAGAGGCAGCTATACAGTAATTGACCGTATTACAGTTGTGCTGAATACAAAGGAAGACCGCTATGAAGCTACCTTCTCTAATCTAGGTGTAAAAGGAATTCCGATTCATCCGGATTATGTGAAAGATTATGACAGGCTGCTCTGTGGTGGTATCTGGTGTATTCTGCAGATGGAGTATGAATTTATTGAGGAAGATAAGAAGAATACACAGCCAATCCGTATTCGTAAGCTGACACCAATCCAGATGCCACATGTGGATATGGATGAAGTGAGAAATGGAAGAAAAGCATTTACAAAAGAGGAATGGATGGATATCCTGCTTCGCTCTACGGGATTGGAGCCTGAAAGCTTTAGTGAGAGAGCAAAATGGTTGTTGATTGCACGTATGATCCCACTTGTAGAGAATAACTTCAATCTTTGTGAATTGGGACCACGTTCTACTGGTAAATCTTACATATATGAGCAGATTTCTCCAAACAGTATTCTGGTTGCCGGAGGACAGACAACCGTTGCCAACCTCTTCTACAATATGTCCAACCATACCGTAGGTCTTGTAGGTATGTGGGACTGTGTGGCTTTTGATGAGGTTGCCGGTATTAAATTCAAAGATAAAGACGGTATCCAGATCATGAAAGGATACATGGCATCCGGAGCATTTTCACGAGGAAAAGCAGAGATTCAGGCAAAGGCTTCTATGGTATTTGTAGGAAATATCAATCAGAGCGTAGATACTCTTTTAAAGACTTCTAGCTTATTTGATCCATTCCCACCAGAAATGGGAACAGATACAGCATTCCTGGATCGTATGCATTGTTATATTCCTGGCTGGGAGATTCCGAAATATAGACCGGCTTCCTTTACCAACGATTATGGATTTATCACAGATTATCTGTCTGAATTTATGCGTGAACTTCGTAAGGACAGCTACAGTGACCTGATGGACAAGTATTTCCGTCTTGGAAACAACCTGAATCAGCGTGATACCATTGCGGTTCGTAAGATGATTTCTGGATTTACGAAACTGTTGTATCCAGATGGAGAGGTAACAAAAGAAGAATTACGTGAGATTGTGGAGATTTCACTGGAACTTCGTCGCAGAGTAAAAGAACAGCTGAAGAAGATTGGCGGCATGGAGTTCTATGATGTAAACTTCTCTTATACAGATAATGACAGTTTTGAGGAGCATTATGTTTCCGTTCCAGAGCAGGGTGGCGGCAAGCTGATTCCAGAAGGCATGGGAAAGCCAGGATCTGTCTATACCGTTTCCAAATCAAAGACAGGTATGATCGGATGCTATATGCTGGAAACACAGATGATGCCTGGTAATGGAAAGCTGACCTGTACTGGTATTGGATCAGGAAAAGAGCCGAAAGAGGCAACCAATACAGCATTTAATTATCTGAAAGCCAATGGAAACCGTATTTCCGGTCAGATCAGTACCACAACAAAGGACTATATTATCAACTATCAGGATATGCAGGGCATTGGAATGACAGGAAATCTGGCATTGCCGACATTGATTGCGATTTGTTCCGCAGCACTTGGAAAGACACCATTGAACAGCCTTGCAATTCTAGGTGAAATTAGTATTGGTGGCACCTTGATTAAGGTTGATGAGCTGGCAAGTACCCTGCAAGTATGTCTGAACAGTGGAGCAAAGAAAGTATTATTGCCAATTACTTCCGCAGGAGATCTTGGAACTGTACCATCTGATCTGGTGGGGGCATTTAGCCTAATTTTCTATTCTTCCGCAGAAGAAGCAGTATTTAAAGCACTTGGTGTGGAATAA
- the pglZ gene encoding BREX-1 system phosphatase PglZ type A, with amino-acid sequence MDLQNIQDQLNTEFSKEDTRIIFWFDDKGEYEDEVSELQLDNAKLHILDGTNWFYSKWLLNESDTENKYLVYAPFPKPSDAENPLADMYYYSVPYYTDRVSQMSQEIGIDNRFKEHLAQYSNFWKNKTRIEKFKELGIDHFNVETIDIGLIAVLTDVKTPNFEEITRQLLLNDSEAYMKILEDNGLLEKFWELCEKHFGYQSENPNMDDLAACMLLTYASVALKDTLPAVLQSYVLKKKNDVVVFVRNLMDNVLYQDAYDVLSEKVDKTLRVVSRIRDELKKDANKSKDQSAQLLDIANCDAFRELDNILIAWVLDQLNDEILDAQIDGMNLAQIAEQRTAKSCHFGNVYKNEYQAIKYAYQMMKAISVLEVTSDIKAMVEDYQKQTYLIDSYYRWFYSAYDCIEDAERFSKVRERIENMYSFTYLQKVTPKWNQELTDNLMADTGLKRQEDFYRNYLKAYEGKNRVIVIISDAFRYECAKELMERLELDEKCTPKLECMISGLPSVTSVGMASLLPHKELQVDDKLNVTVNRQSCSDLASRDKILKAQNENNVALAFDEVASANKEKIRELLQKKNIVYIYHNQVDARGDKTASENEVFTACSEAIEEIHKLIKKLTSYISAPKFFITTDHGFLYKRDKLHEFDKVSYDREICTYSNKRFLLTTQKVNEPGMKSRLMTYMNNLYVTTPIGADIFKVAGGGQNYVHGGSSLQEMLIPVIELTTNTRAVAYDYVDVILTSVNRKVTNLITYFDFIQTEKVTDTVKARSLVAYFTTEAGEKISFDVPIVANSREDAPEKRTFHEKFTLKSREYKYGDKYYLVLADANDEKNILQQYEFMIDIAFVDDFGF; translated from the coding sequence ATGGACTTACAAAACATACAAGATCAGTTAAATACTGAGTTTTCCAAAGAAGATACTCGTATTATATTCTGGTTTGATGATAAAGGGGAATACGAAGACGAGGTATCAGAATTGCAACTGGATAACGCCAAATTACATATCCTGGATGGTACGAACTGGTTTTATTCCAAATGGTTATTAAATGAATCAGATACAGAGAACAAGTATCTTGTATATGCACCATTTCCAAAACCAAGTGATGCAGAAAATCCATTGGCAGATATGTATTATTACTCGGTTCCGTATTATACGGACCGAGTATCCCAGATGTCACAGGAAATAGGAATTGATAACCGTTTTAAAGAACATCTGGCACAGTACAGTAACTTTTGGAAAAACAAGACTCGTATTGAGAAATTTAAAGAGCTTGGCATAGACCATTTCAATGTGGAAACTATTGATATTGGTCTTATTGCTGTGCTTACAGATGTGAAGACTCCAAACTTTGAAGAAATTACAAGACAGTTATTATTAAACGACAGCGAAGCATACATGAAAATACTTGAGGATAATGGACTTTTAGAAAAGTTCTGGGAATTATGTGAGAAGCATTTTGGATATCAGTCTGAAAATCCGAACATGGATGACCTGGCTGCATGTATGCTGTTGACGTATGCATCAGTAGCATTGAAAGATACATTGCCAGCTGTTTTGCAATCGTATGTATTGAAAAAGAAGAATGATGTGGTCGTATTTGTCCGTAATCTGATGGACAATGTGCTTTATCAGGATGCGTATGATGTATTATCAGAAAAAGTCGACAAGACATTACGAGTAGTAAGCAGAATCCGGGATGAACTGAAAAAGGATGCGAACAAATCAAAGGATCAGTCCGCACAGCTTTTGGACATTGCAAATTGTGATGCGTTCAGAGAATTGGATAATATCTTAATTGCCTGGGTACTGGATCAGTTGAATGATGAGATCCTGGATGCTCAGATTGATGGCATGAACCTTGCACAGATCGCAGAGCAGCGAACTGCAAAGTCCTGTCATTTTGGAAATGTATATAAAAACGAATATCAGGCAATCAAATATGCTTATCAGATGATGAAGGCAATATCTGTTCTGGAAGTGACCAGCGATATCAAGGCTATGGTGGAAGATTATCAGAAACAGACATATTTGATTGATTCTTATTATAGATGGTTTTACAGTGCCTATGACTGTATAGAAGATGCAGAGAGATTTTCCAAGGTAAGAGAACGGATTGAGAATATGTATTCCTTTACTTATCTGCAGAAAGTAACACCGAAGTGGAATCAGGAACTGACAGATAATCTGATGGCTGACACCGGATTAAAACGTCAGGAAGACTTTTATCGCAATTACCTGAAGGCTTATGAAGGAAAGAATCGTGTCATTGTTATTATTTCTGATGCATTCCGATATGAGTGTGCAAAGGAATTGATGGAACGACTGGAACTGGATGAGAAGTGCACACCGAAACTGGAATGTATGATTAGCGGACTACCATCTGTAACATCAGTGGGAATGGCAAGTCTTTTACCACATAAGGAATTACAGGTAGATGATAAGTTGAATGTCACAGTAAACAGACAGAGTTGCAGTGATCTTGCATCCAGAGATAAAATCTTAAAAGCACAGAATGAAAATAATGTGGCATTAGCTTTTGACGAAGTAGCAAGTGCTAATAAAGAGAAAATCCGAGAATTGTTGCAGAAGAAAAATATCGTATATATTTATCACAATCAGGTGGATGCCCGTGGTGATAAGACTGCCAGTGAAAATGAAGTATTTACAGCGTGTTCAGAAGCAATTGAAGAGATTCATAAGCTAATCAAGAAACTGACCAGCTATATATCAGCGCCGAAATTCTTTATTACAACAGACCATGGCTTCCTGTATAAGAGAGACAAGCTGCATGAATTTGATAAGGTATCCTATGACCGGGAAATCTGTACATATTCCAATAAACGGTTCCTGCTTACAACACAGAAAGTAAACGAACCGGGAATGAAGTCTAGATTAATGACATACATGAACAACTTGTATGTGACAACACCGATTGGAGCAGATATTTTTAAAGTAGCTGGTGGCGGACAGAATTATGTGCATGGTGGTTCTTCACTTCAGGAAATGCTGATTCCGGTAATTGAGTTGACAACAAATACTAGAGCGGTTGCATATGATTACGTAGATGTGATTCTGACCTCTGTGAACCGAAAAGTAACGAATCTGATTACTTACTTTGATTTTATCCAGACAGAGAAAGTGACTGATACCGTGAAAGCAAGAAGTCTGGTGGCATACTTTACGACAGAAGCGGGAGAAAAGATATCTTTTGATGTGCCGATTGTGGCAAACAGCCGGGAAGATGCACCAGAGAAGAGAACATTCCATGAGAAATTTACACTGAAGTCCAGAGAATATAAGTATGGTGATAAGTATTATCTGGTACTGGCTGATGCGAACGATGAGAAGAATATTCTACAGCAGTATGAATTTATGATTGATATTGCATTTGTGGATGATTTTGGGTTTTAG
- a CDS encoding AAA family ATPase, whose product MKLKKIKISNYRCFQESEVDFDDHITLVVGKNGAGKTAILDAVAVSVSTFLLGIDGGVSRSILKDDARYEFHDLNGTIDPQHQFPVIIESTGDCLEQKNVKWIRSLNSESGKTTIKDAGELTGLAKKAQNQIMTGDKSLVLPLISYYGTGRLYAQKKEKRNLKSLTEFKRQVGYVDCMAAESNEKLMLNWFQMQTMKSLQEQQKTGILERPLLLRTVEKAICRSFERISGARNASLIFDLDTHRLVLEFESADGNAQKFAMDEMSDGYKNTLSMIGDIAYRMAVLNPILGEQVLEKTPGVVLIDEIDLHLHPQWQQTILSDLHAIFPEVQFVVSSHAPAVINSVPREQIRILDSGEIYMPVAQTYGRDANSILREVMNVSERPADIKQRMDLFYAYMNENNYKEADKVLTEIEAIVGTTDPDIAAARTSLDLERILGE is encoded by the coding sequence ATGAAGTTAAAAAAAATTAAGATTTCAAATTACAGATGCTTCCAAGAATCGGAGGTTGATTTTGATGACCATATAACACTGGTAGTTGGTAAGAATGGAGCAGGTAAGACTGCGATATTGGATGCAGTAGCTGTCTCGGTCAGTACCTTTCTATTAGGGATAGATGGTGGCGTCAGTAGAAGTATCTTAAAGGATGATGCCAGATATGAGTTTCATGATTTAAACGGAACGATTGATCCGCAGCACCAGTTTCCGGTAATTATTGAGAGTACTGGTGATTGTTTGGAACAGAAAAATGTGAAGTGGATTCGTTCTTTGAACTCTGAAAGTGGCAAGACAACCATCAAAGATGCGGGTGAATTGACAGGACTCGCGAAGAAAGCACAGAACCAGATCATGACAGGAGATAAATCTCTCGTACTTCCTTTGATCTCTTATTATGGAACGGGACGTTTATATGCACAGAAGAAAGAAAAGAGAAATCTGAAATCTTTAACGGAGTTTAAACGTCAGGTTGGCTACGTGGATTGTATGGCAGCAGAGTCAAATGAAAAGTTGATGCTGAACTGGTTCCAGATGCAGACAATGAAAAGCCTTCAGGAACAACAGAAGACAGGTATATTGGAAAGACCACTGCTTCTGAGAACAGTAGAAAAAGCAATCTGCAGAAGTTTTGAGAGAATCAGCGGTGCACGAAATGCCAGCCTTATCTTCGATCTTGATACTCATAGACTGGTATTGGAATTTGAATCCGCAGATGGAAATGCACAGAAATTCGCAATGGATGAAATGAGCGATGGATATAAGAACACACTTAGCATGATTGGTGATATTGCCTATCGCATGGCAGTGTTAAATCCGATACTTGGCGAGCAAGTACTGGAAAAAACACCAGGCGTTGTACTGATAGATGAAATAGATTTACATTTGCATCCGCAGTGGCAGCAGACAATTCTGAGCGATCTCCATGCAATTTTCCCGGAAGTTCAGTTTGTTGTCAGTTCTCATGCTCCAGCAGTTATTAATTCTGTTCCAAGAGAGCAGATTCGTATTTTAGATTCTGGAGAAATTTATATGCCTGTGGCACAGACTTATGGAAGAGATGCTAATTCCATATTACGTGAGGTTATGAATGTATCAGAACGTCCGGCTGACATTAAGCAGCGTATGGATTTATTCTATGCGTATATGAATGAGAATAATTACAAAGAAGCAGATAAGGTTTTGACGGAGATCGAGGCGATTGTTGGAACAACAGATCCGGATATCGCAGCTGCAAGGACATCTCTGGATTTGGAGAGAATATTGGGAGAATAG